Proteins encoded by one window of Passer domesticus isolate bPasDom1 chromosome 10, bPasDom1.hap1, whole genome shotgun sequence:
- the LOC135309323 gene encoding uncharacterized protein LOC135309323, which yields MAGRFFSLFKCFRGKTKKGPGAASGEQPEEPEQIQTLQDDAAVERTQEQQSSRGRFRRTAQMFQKFPRIRRRETNTTAAEGPAEPDSGLTQLQAEPDVSPDSAGLSQDLDTSGTETWAQDLPTSVTEDAVITNTDNEETEALKNTGAMPTPLVVCASTVDFFLDSAVPYQQQVPAMVKKIHQSFMSHVTLDARLQSDIVRLAEEHPADVALTLLHCAPTCDRPAAMMWRAIGSSGPTMEKVLTTVLFVMEDWPVHSTCTSDGDNKDVFALAATLVIWVIVPKCHEAIILYSSRLFVALLFHVVIMTQQMPPEEVENFWRAFAVQAMKALLC from the exons ATGGCAGGCAGATTTTTCAGCCTGTTCAAATGCTTCCGGGGGAAAACTAAgaaaggccctggagctgcttcaggAGAGCAGCCTGAAGAGCCAGAGCAgatccagacactgcaggaTG atgcagccgtggagcgcacacaagagcagcaatccagccgtggccgcttccgcagaacagcacag ATGTTCCAAAAATTCCCGCGCATTCGCCGTAGAGAGACCAACACCActgcagctgagggcccagctgagcctgactcggggctgacccagctccaggcagagcctgatgtcagcccaGATTCGGCTGGGCTCTCACAAGACTTGGACACCTCAGGGACTGAAACGTGGGCACAGGATCTTCCCAcatcagtgactgaggatgcaGTCATAACAAACACTGACAATGAAGAGACTGAGGCCTTGAAAAATACTGGTGCCATGCCCACTCCCCTTGTGGTTTGTGCTTccactgtggattttttcctgGATAGTGCTGTTCCTTATCAGcagcag gtgccagccatgGTGAAGAAAATCCACCAGAGTTTCATGTCCCACGTCACTTTGGATGCCAGGCTGCAAAGTGAcattgtgaggctggctgaGGAACACCCTGCTGACGTGGCGCtgaccctcctgcactgtgccccaacgtgtgacag ACCTGCTGCAATGATGTGGAGAGCCATAGGCTCATCAGGACCCACAATGGAGAAGGTGCTAACAACAGTGCTCTTTGTGATGGAGGATtggcctgtgcacagcacatgcacctccgatggggacaacaAGGACgtttttgccctggct gcaactctggtgatctggGTCATTGTGCCTAAATGCCACGAGGCCATAATCCTTTATTCCTCCcgcctgtttgtggctctgctcttccatgtTGTCATCATGACCcagcagatgccaccagaggaagttgaaaacttctggagagc gtttgcagtgcaggccatgaaggctctgctctgctga